A segment of the Coffea arabica cultivar ET-39 chromosome 8c, Coffea Arabica ET-39 HiFi, whole genome shotgun sequence genome:
TTCTTGGAGCCTCGACCTTGTAATCATAAGTCCAAGCATTTTTCTCCACACCTACTTCTATAAAGAAAATAGATGTTGCTTTAAAGTTGTGTACCTAAATTCAGAGTTCCCTGCGGGCCACATATCCTTGGAGAAGCTCTCAGCATGTTCTAGGACGTTTGCTTCATCAATTCCCATGCCTTCGTATAGTGGGAAGAGTGGACTTTGTCCGATATAACCATGGTAAGGCTTGCCGTTTGAGTTTTTCACTTTGACCTGCAATGGAAGATCAAAAAGCTCTGTTACAGCATCAAAAATAGATTTTCTAAGCTGAATAGGGATTCTGTCATATGATGCTTCAAAGCAACCATATTCTTCAAGGGCTTCTCGAACTTGAATTTTCAAGGAATTCCACAATGGAAATCCTGGTTTCAGCTCTTGGTTTGAGAAATCTATGAAGGGAAGCTTTGGGCCTTCAGAActcatttttccttcaaaaatttttatcaGTATTTCTagggggggaaaaaagaaaagaaaacaatggTCGATGGCTCCTTAATGCAGTCCTAAACGATGAGGGGTGGACCTTTTGTATAGAGCTTCGTTTCCACTTGTAAATCAACGTATGTCATCTTTGCTAAGAAAATGATTCAGCATATCTTCTGAGGATTGTGCCTTGCTTGCACGGCACATACCAATAATTCGTTTGAAGCCAATTAACTTCTAATTTGTGTTAGAAAATAcagaaataataatatttatatataccATAAGTTTGTCGTTTCCATATTTGTGCATCTTTATTCTTATGATATAAGTATGTTCAAGCTGAAGAATTTAAAATACTtgttcaatttttcttcttgcTTTTGAAGTACTCTAAATATGAGTAAAATAAGTCTCTGatttctttattcttttaatttttgtaatttgacaattttataaAACTACACAGTACCTACTCCAATCACCCCAACTACTACCCAATCAGCTATCCTATCTACAAGCTACTTAATTATTGCacaacaaatattttttttttggtcaaaatcccGTGCAATACTAACTTCCccaattcttcaaaaaaaataataataatactaactTCTCCGTTGTCCTTGCCGCCCTGCATCCTCCAAATACCCTTTACATTCCTTATTGTGCTTATACATTTATCGAGGCTTAGAAGATGTACTGAAGGCAACCATATAGGCTTTTGCATAGGGTGAGAGAGACTTCTTGATAGGGGAGAGTAGTTATACAAATGTCAGAATTGGGGTTAAAGTTTTTTGCTCCGAAGATGCATAGAAGGCAACCACATAGGCTTTACAAATGTTAGGATTAGGACTAAAGTTTTTTGCTCAGAAGATGCATAGAAGGCAACCATATAGGCTTTTCCGCAGGGTGAGTGAGACTTCTTGGTCGGTGggaataattatacaaatggTAGAATTGGGTTTATAGTTATATTCTTGTATGGAAATATGGGATTCTTTTCTAATAATAAAAGATTAGATTTTCTTTCAATGGATGTAGACATCTTTCATAGcatcttttttatttcaaaaaatggaACGCGAAAGTGGATATATAGGTTTGGTAATTGAGTTAAACCATGTCAAAAACTTGTATATCATTCGCATATTTATGTTTTTGGCttcattaaattgttgtatttcttatttttcaatatttttttcgCGAACAAGATCCCAATACATCGGATTAAAACCAGGAGAATATAAGTCATTGCAAGATGGGAGGATAATTATAGGATACAAAGAACATTCCGGAATTTTATTCCACAGCTAAGATTCTACATTAGTCCACCAAAAAACTCGGAAATAAACTATTTTCGATTATATGTACCGTAAACACATGAGAACTTTTAGTACACTTAATTTACCCTCAATTTACCATTTAACTGCACACAAACATATTTTCTGGTTTTCGTTATATTCAAAGGCTTGCCCAATTAATTCAAGTCCTACCGAGCAAATTAACAACTTAAATCTTTTTTAATGAGGAGCCTTAGACAAACTATTGAGTAAATTTATTCAATGTGATACTTGCAAGGAACGAAAAGAAAATACTTGTAAGGAACGAGAAACGCTTCAcctctccaaaattttcttgatttttgctgTAAATCCAGCAATTTCTAAGAAGTGGATATTCTAAAAATGTTGTGATTGGAGAGCTAAATTTCAAAACACAAACGTGAAAGAGATGAACCTAATTCACAGAGATAAATCCTGGAAATGTTGAATAAAAGTCAAATTAATGTACTTTGATAAGGGCAAGGGTTTGGTCTCTTAACTAAAGTTTAACTTTGTACTATTTTACTTTGGTCAGGGACCATACAACTCATGCTATCAAAAAAATATAGCAGAACGTTCAATTTGCGTTAGCTTGGGGCTGGTatttgtataaaaaattaaaagcatGACTaagataaacaaataaaactggAAGGTATGGAATGACAAAAGCGCAAGGGGAATCGGCAGTAGGTACATACAAtgatagataaataaataaaagctaGTAGGTATATAGTATAAGTGGCAAACAAACTCATTTAACTCAATTTACCCATACCCATTCATGAATAACTGGATACTggtattttaacttttttaaatATTGATATAAATGACTTACCCAATTATATCCACCAAACCTAATTAACCGATTTAGAATTGTCTTCTCCAGACCTCCTCTCTTCATCCATCCATTTAGAAAAATTTGAGGCCTACATTTGATTATTGAACTCATTATTGGAGACTTTCATGCATTAATATTACTAAAACCTTGTATATAGTGGAACGTTTTAGTTTTCAGCCTTAAAAAATATTTGATGCATTTTGACGCAGATAGATATTctacttaaaatttttttttttcagattcttcattttgtcatgatgttaactacttttgtttcatttattataattatttgttggttttatcttatcgttttattttcttgtagtttgttaacttgcttaTTTTTAGCATTATCAGTTGATGACAAGATTTAGCCTCTTTTCTTACCTTTCCAAAacgaaaatttaaatttatacacGAAAAAAAtactaggggttcaaaatttttggatcaagtttttatgttaacttttatagtacttagttcaaatttttatattcttattattcaattattaaatagtatgtaattttgtgacataaaGCACAGATGGAAAAAAATaggtaattaggcttattgatcattataaataaatatttaaaactaataatgggtACAAatggtggtataaattgataatttagtttgcaaaaatgaatttaaatgagtttacaaaaagttaaaataaatggattataaatgggTTTCATATTTTGAATTACCTATTTATATCCATCTAATAAAATGGATATAAATAGATTGACTTACTTATACTAACTACCCATTTCAAACCGTCCAAACCCACTCAAATCACCTATTTTGACACCTATAGCATACAGCAAGGACCGCTAAATGATGACCTTTTAGAGATTCCAATTTTAGCGTGACAATTCGCATAACGCCCCTTCCAAACCTGCCTCTTCAATAGTTTAATAAGAGATTTCCTGAACCCCCTCTCCCTGAATTTTCACTACCACGGAATTTTAGTTCTTTCTCATCTGTAAATAAATTTCATTAGTTCCTTTGCATTTCTTTATCTTATTGCTTTGCCCCTAGCAGATTAATTTCTTCTTTAGGATTGGGGAAATGGTGTATTTTGTACTTTGAGGAGAAAAGACTAGCACGATGAAATCTGGAacgaaaaacgaaaaaaaaaaaagagtcagaagaagaagaagttgcAGGGGAAGAATGGAAGAGAGTGACGGCAACGGGAGTGCTTTCGGTTTACAGTCAAGAAGAAATAcgagaaaatttttgtttgggtTCAACGTTATAACAATTTTATGTTTTGACTTCTAAAGTATCTCAAAATTGTTGAcatgcttagaaatattttataGTTTATAGATAGTCCTAAATTTTAGTGTTTTACTTCAAATAAATCtccaaaattaattcaaaactaTGAAATAGACATTAAATTATACGAAATACTAGTTGATTATTctatgttatttttattttcttgttaaataacTTTGAAATATCAAATATCTACTTTAATTTTACATAATATTTTACATAATactttaattttaattaaattttattaatgcCATCATGCTAACGTCATCCGATTTTTGACACCAGTCGAACCCAATTGGACCCATTTACCCTTTGACCCCTGAGCTTTACCGAATCTTTGTCTAGTCTGAGTTTCAAAACGCAGAATTAAACCACATTGAACCAAAGTTGTTTTTGGCAACTTCTCCTACTGGTCTTTGACACAAAAACCAGGTAGTTTCAAAGTCCTTATACCAAGTTGCttgatttgaaaataaaatctaTAAGAATAATTAGTGATTGGATCACAGCTGGCAAAAGCTTGTTTTGAACACTTTATCTTTCGTTAGAATAAAGAAAATCCAAAACAGACACAATTTAAACCATATAAACATtaaatttaaaagtaaattttgtatatattatattgACCATATATATACTATCATTGCATGTGCAGTCCATTAACGTTCCTAGTTGTCATATGTAGCTTAACGAAATGCTTTTCTCCGGAAAAGAATAAAGTTGTcaatttcttcccttttttctaATCATCAATTTGTTTCTAGCTCGGTATGCCTAATGAAGTCGATGTAGTACATGTTCGATATGATAACTTATACGAGGAATTTAATTCATCGTGTTTCTTTAATATAGGAGCAAGCAGTTTTGTGATGGCGTAACAGATCCAAATTTAGGGCCAACATGTGGAAGGATTCTTGGAATTAGTTTCGACCCTATAAGTGGATCTCTCCATCTGGCGGACACATTCTTTGGTTTTGCAAGCGTAGGTCCAAATGGAGGGATAGATACAATAATTGCTACCGGTGCAAATGGTGTTCGATTCAATTTTCTCACTGGCTGTGATGTTAATCCAATTACAAGAGACGTCATTTTCACAGATGCAAGCCAGACATTTGACATAAGGTATGTTTTTAACAGTAACAGTAGCTTGCCGTAGAGAATTTCCTAAATTTTTATGCATTAAATTTTGTTGACAAAATTTCAGTAGGGCAGTATAAAACTTTGACAAAATTAGCAGTGTCCCTGTCACAAGCAAGTAAGTTTTATGTAGTTACTATTTTGCATGAATTAACAACTTAGGGATATGGAAAGTGCCACCACCACAAGTTGTAAAATATGGGTCCCcgccccccctccccccccccccccccccccaaaaaaaaggggCAAATGATCCTGTTGAAAAGTTGTCAATTTGATTTCAAGATTCAGATCCCTcctaaaaaaatttgaattcttAAATCTCTACAAGCTATTAGTAAACAGTCGTTTCTGGTTACTCGGCTTCACTCTTTTGAATTGTAATTAACAAGTTGATATATGAAGTTAAGAAACGCTTCTTGTGGGTACATTAACTACTAAAAGTGAAAAGTACATTCCTAAAAATACTAGAAATTATGGTATATTTTATAATATTTATGTTAAAGTTAAAGCAATCAGACCTTGAAAAGTTTGCAAGAATTAGTAGTTAAAGCATCATTCGGAATTTTTAGCTCGTGATTGGATCATTACACTGGAAGTTCTTCATTCACGACAAACAGTTCAATTGTACGCTTGCTGTCCTTGAATATGCTTGTGATCAATTTTCTGCAGAACTGTTGTACGAGGAAATTTTACTCCTGATTCAAGTGGAAGATTGATCAAATACAAGGTGGTATCGGACGGGCTTTCAGTACCAGCTGGACCTGCATTTAGCCATGATGGCTCATTTGTGCTGTTTTCAGAATTCTCCGACAAAAGAATCATCAAGTATCGGCTCATGGAAGATACAACTGAAGTTTTTCTGAACTTAACCGGAAATCCAATTAAAATCAAGAGGACTCCCACATGCGGAGAATATTGGGTGGCAGCAAATAACATTGTTTCACAGCCAAGTTTCTGTTACGCGTTTTGGTTacaaatttaatatatttggtCAATTGCTAATAACAGAGAATTTGCAAGGGCAATTTAATAACACTCTAGTTAATGCCTTACAAGAATACGAT
Coding sequences within it:
- the LOC113705717 gene encoding protein STRICTOSIDINE SYNTHASE-LIKE 11-like, which encodes MEKNRSKQFCDGVTDPNLGPTCGRILGISFDPISGSLHLADTFFGFASVGPNGGIDTIIATGANGVRFNFLTGCDVNPITRDVIFTDASQTFDIRTVVRGNFTPDSSGRLIKYKVVSDGLSVPAGPAFSHDGSFVLFSEFSDKRIIKYRLMEDTTEVFLNLTGNPIKIKRTPTCGEYWVAANNIVSQPKNLQGQFNNTLVNALQEYDVNAGKLYVGSRDAGYVGMFNKW